The nucleotide sequence ACCCCCATGACTCCCGAGCAAGCGATGAAGCAATACATGCAAAAACTAACCAGCTTTGAACACCATGAGATTTTCAGCTACCCTGAAATATACTTCTTGGGTCCAAATGCAAAGAAGCGCCAGGGCATGACAGGCGGGCCCAACAACGGTGGCTACGATGACGACCAGGGATCCTATGTGCAGGTGCCCCACGATCACGTGGCTTACAGGTACGAGGTCCTCAAGGTCATTGGGAAGGGGAGCTTTGGGCAGGTGGTCAAGGCCTACGACCACAAAGTCCACCAGCACGTGGCCCTGAAGATGGTGCGGAACGAGAAGCGCTTCCACCGGCAGGCGGCCGAGGAGATCCGCATCCTGGAGCATCTGCGCAAGCAGGACAAGGACAACACCATGAACGTCATCCACATGCTGGAGAACTTCACCTTCCGCAACCACATCTGCATGACATTCGAGCTGCTCAGCATGAACCTCTATGAGCTCATCAAGAAGAACAAGTTCCAGGGCTTTAGTCTGCCTCTGGTTCGCAAGTTCGCCCACTCCATCCTGCAGTGCCTGGACGCTTTGCACAAAAACAGGATAATTCACTGTGACTTGAAGCCCGAGAACATTTTATTGAAGCAGCAGGGTAGAAGCGGGATTAAAGTGATTGATTTTGGCTCCAGTTGTTATGAGCACCAGCGGGTCTACACATACATCCAGTCCCGTTTCTACCGGGCCCCGGAAGTGATCCTTGGTGCCAGGTATGGCATGCCTATCGACATGTGGAGCCTGGGCTGCATCCTCGCAGAGCTCCTGACCGGTTACCCCCTCTTGCCTGGGGAGGATGAAGGGGACCAGCTGGCCTGTATGATTGAACTGCTGGGCATGCCCTCCCAGAAACTGCTGGATGCATCCAAACGAGCCAAAAATTTTGTGAGCTCCAAGGGTTATCCTCGTTACTGCACTGTCACGACTCTCTCAGACGGCTCCGTGGTCCTCAATGGTGGCCGTTCCCggagggggaaactgaggggCCCACCAGAGAGCAGAGAGTGGGGGAATGCACTGAAGGGGTGTGACGATCCCCTCTTCCTTGACTTCTTAAAACAGTGTTTAGAATGGGATCCTGCAGTTCGCATGACCCCTGGCCAGGCTTTACGGCACCCCTGGCTGAGGAGGCGGCTGCCAAAGCCTCCGACGGGGGAGAAGACGTCTGTGAAGAGGATCACTGAGAGCACTGGTGCTATCACATCCATTTCCAAGTTACCTCCACCTTCCAGCTCAGCTTCCAAACTGAGGACTAATCTGGCACAGATGACAGATGCCAATGGGAATATTCAGCAGAGGACAGTATTGCCAAAACTGGTTAGCTGAGCTGAGCCCCCCGATGCTGGTAATTCTGAAAGATACGACATTGCTGAGCCTTATTGGGTTGAAAAAGAGTAGCTCAGACCTGTTTTTATTTGCTCAATAACTCGACTCATTTGTATCTTTTCGGCACTTGTTTTAATGTAagaaagtttgttttgttttataaaatacatgGGGACAATGCTTTAAGTTTTTATACTTTCTGAAACTGTTTTTGTGTTCTAAAAGTACGATGAGCCTTACTGTAATTAGTGTGGCAGAGTAATAAACATCAGTGGCAGGCCATTGATCACGTCATGACTGCCGCGCATCTACAGATTGGTGTCAGAGACATTCACTATGTCTTCATGGTTTATAGTGTATTCTCCCCAAGGTGATTGCCTCTGaaggccccccccccccaagcccTTCTCTCTCCACACTCCAGGGTCATGCACAGGTGCAGCATGTCCTGCTTTGTTTTCCATAAGTTACCTGGGTGGTAGTGATGGTGGGAGGAGGATGGTCAGGACGAAAATGGTATTGTAAGAAAAACTGCACCTTAGaggttttttcccctgaaatagTGCTCAGAGACAAAAGCCCCACAGTTGAAATGCCCAGTTAGCATTTTGACGTTCTAAAGGCCAGCCAAGCAAACCTGGTGGATGAATGGAAACGCGTGTGTCCCTCCAAATTCTCCAATGTGATCAGCGAGCCGTTTTGCAAAGAAGTCTCATTTAACAGAATTTGGTTTTGCGCCTAAAGTTAGAAATGTATTCCTTGAACTAACTgttcttcccttctctttgcttttctccccGCTGTTCCTCTTGCACCACACATCTGTTGCTTGCatctaatttcttttccttccttcaaatACATATCCCAGACTGTTAATacagaaaagacattttttagCTGTGATTATGACCATCTTTTtcatattccaatttaaaaaagaacagccTAGCTACTTAAAGTGGGGATTTCCATAGTTCCAAAGACAGTTTAGCAGACTCGAGTGAGTTCACACTTCAGGTGCCACAGTAAGGTTCTTTTAGCCTGGGAAAGCATCacctctttaaaaagaaagagggttGAAAATCCTCTTCTTCAACAGACGTCAATTGTCCTTGTCCAGCAAGGCCAGTTTTAACAAATTCTAAGGAGGAAAATTTCAGCCTCAAGTTAAATGGTTTGACTTACTCTATGCATCATTAGAAGAACCATAGACATTGCATTcctctgttttgttttacttttgtttggATTGCACTTGATTGTTTTCATGGGAATGACACTTTACCTGTAAAAGTAACTCTTGAGAGTTAGgtaaaagaatattttctcctctgaataataattattttcacaGTGAAAGTTTCAGTATTTTATCACTAATGTATGAGCAGTGATACATATCAATTTCAAGGCACGTGGAAAAAAATTTAGTTATGTGCAATTTAATATAGAAAGATTTCTGCCTGTTTGGACAATAGGTTTGGGTAGTATAAAATAGGATAAATACTCTTTTATATGCACAGATATTATTGTATGGATTGCCTGTAAATTGATTTACAAGTACTTGAAGCATGGTCCCCAGTGAGGCCAAGAAAGTTTCCGGTTAAGTTCTTTTAATATTAATCCTACAGTTTctcttgctttaaaaaagaaaaagagtagttTTGAACAAAACACTTTACTTATCTTGAGGCTTTGTCAGTTGATGGTGGAGAAAAATGCTCAGGAAATATTACAGATATTTGCCAAAAAATCAGTAATAAGATTAGCTTATTAATAAGGTAGTGGTGTTGATATTTGCTTTACTATTTAAGGGTGTCACTGGTAAATTAATTTATACTTCTGTATTTAGAAATTATAGCTTCTTTCCCCTAGTCAAATTCTTTAGCCTGTTGTACACATTTCTGTGTAATCTGTGGAAGTGCAATAATGTTAGTTGCATTTTAAATGATGCTCATGTGATCAGTCAGTGGCTTATAGAATTTAAAGATtgtgtattattaaaattttggcttaaaggcATAAGAAGTGTAAGACTTGTGGTGGCTTTAGAAAACCATAAGCCTCTTAACGATGGTTAGCGTCTTTAGGtcattaaaacaaacagaaacagaaaggctGTTTTCCCCTTGCAATGCTCCTCTTCCGCCGTATCCACTCTCAAGATTTTCACTGAAATAAATGAACCTGAGCCTGCCATTAATATGAATTTCCCTATAGAATGATTATCCATGTAAAAGTTTATAAACAGACTAATACTGCttgcctcctcccccaccacacaGAACTGGTTCTTCAGATGCCAACAGTGCATTTGTGACTGTGTTTATTCGCAAATGTAACCGGAAGCTTTTAAGCCAAACTAAAATGTGCGGCACTGTGGGGCTCCCCCCACTGCACCTCCTAAATACAGTGAAACTACCCTCATTCACAAAGAGCCACCACGTTCAGTGTTTAGTGATAGAGCTGCTTTTTAAGTCTAGCTTAATTATAAtgtcaaagaaaaagacaaatgttgcATCGTtgtgattttaaaacataaatcagtGAAGGGCTCTGATAGGCTACTAGGAGTTGGCTTGGAAACAGTCCTTGGTCTCACAGGTTACCATTGTCTAGGGATGTCTGAGCTGTTTTCAGATTTAAGAGCACAGTGTGGTCTGGTCTTTGGTTGTGGTCTCATCTGGCTCCGTTTCTTGCACCCCCAGAGCGTGCATTACCACTTACGTGTGTTGCTACAACAGTGATGCAAGACTGTAGATTAACAGTAGAGGAGAAATTGTGCCCTTAGTGCTAACAATGTGCCTTTTGTTCTGAATGCCATGTTGTAGGGCATGCATTTTTTGGCCTCTTTAACTCTTTGAATACTAGGCAGTAAGAATGGAACCCACCTCTGCAAAGAGACATCTGTCTTAAACATCCAGATACTTACTGGCCTTAATAGAAACCATAAGGCGTAAATCATTGTCAAGCACCAAAAAAGGTCACCACTGGTTAGTTACACATGGAATTCCTATGTTTAAGGGGTTAAAGATGGTCTTCGTTGTATCTTAACATcagactgattttttaaatgatattttttttttgttatgctAACACTAGACAAAAATCGACTGTATTTGTAAAAATTTACCTCAAACCATTTAATTTTATAGTGTGATTAATCCCAGGGCATTTGGTATGAACCAAAGTGCATTCCTTTTATATATGCCTGGCTCTAGTAAGGATGGCCAGGGATTTTTACAATTTGGGTGCAAGGCACTTAAGCCACTTTTAAACTTACTAGGTGGTTTGGAGTCATGTGGAAGGACTCCATCAGAATGTTAGGAAACACTTTAGGCATCAGTAGCATTGGGCCATATTGGAATCTTCAAAGTGTGAATTATTTTCAAGAGAGC is from Bubalus bubalis isolate 160015118507 breed Murrah chromosome 4, NDDB_SH_1, whole genome shotgun sequence and encodes:
- the DYRK2 gene encoding dual specificity tyrosine-phosphorylation-regulated kinase 2 isoform X1 codes for the protein MLTRKPSAAAPAAYPTGRGGDSAVRQLQASPGLGAGAPRSGVGTGPPSPIALPPLRASNAATAAHTIGGSKHTMNDHLHVSSHGQIQVQQLFEDNSNKRTVLTTQPNGLTTVGKTGLPVVPERQLESIHRRQGSSTSLKSLEGMGKVKATPMTPEQAMKQYMQKLTSFEHHEIFSYPEIYFLGPNAKKRQGMTGGPNNGGYDDDQGSYVQVPHDHVAYRYEVLKVIGKGSFGQVVKAYDHKVHQHVALKMVRNEKRFHRQAAEEIRILEHLRKQDKDNTMNVIHMLENFTFRNHICMTFELLSMNLYELIKKNKFQGFSLPLVRKFAHSILQCLDALHKNRIIHCDLKPENILLKQQGRSGIKVIDFGSSCYEHQRVYTYIQSRFYRAPEVILGARYGMPIDMWSLGCILAELLTGYPLLPGEDEGDQLACMIELLGMPSQKLLDASKRAKNFVSSKGYPRYCTVTTLSDGSVVLNGGRSRRGKLRGPPESREWGNALKGCDDPLFLDFLKQCLEWDPAVRMTPGQALRHPWLRRRLPKPPTGEKTSVKRITESTGAITSISKLPPPSSSASKLRTNLAQMTDANGNIQQRTVLPKLVS
- the DYRK2 gene encoding dual specificity tyrosine-phosphorylation-regulated kinase 2 isoform X2 — encoded protein: MNDHLHVSSHGQIQVQQLFEDNSNKRTVLTTQPNGLTTVGKTGLPVVPERQLESIHRRQGSSTSLKSLEGMGKVKATPMTPEQAMKQYMQKLTSFEHHEIFSYPEIYFLGPNAKKRQGMTGGPNNGGYDDDQGSYVQVPHDHVAYRYEVLKVIGKGSFGQVVKAYDHKVHQHVALKMVRNEKRFHRQAAEEIRILEHLRKQDKDNTMNVIHMLENFTFRNHICMTFELLSMNLYELIKKNKFQGFSLPLVRKFAHSILQCLDALHKNRIIHCDLKPENILLKQQGRSGIKVIDFGSSCYEHQRVYTYIQSRFYRAPEVILGARYGMPIDMWSLGCILAELLTGYPLLPGEDEGDQLACMIELLGMPSQKLLDASKRAKNFVSSKGYPRYCTVTTLSDGSVVLNGGRSRRGKLRGPPESREWGNALKGCDDPLFLDFLKQCLEWDPAVRMTPGQALRHPWLRRRLPKPPTGEKTSVKRITESTGAITSISKLPPPSSSASKLRTNLAQMTDANGNIQQRTVLPKLVS